The genomic stretch ATCCACTGGGCGGGTTCTTCGATGTCCCTCACGGTGTAGCCAACGCAATCCTCTTGCCCAAAGTAATGGCCTGGAATCTGATTGGCGCGATCGATAAATTTGCCGAAATTGCCGTGTTCCTGGGCAAAAACATTCATGGGCTAAGCAAGATGGAAGCTGCTCGCGCTGCAGTAGCTGCGGTTGAGGAATTGATGGCCGATATTGAGATTCCCAAGAGCCTCTCAGAAGTGGGAGTCAAGGAAGAAGCCATACCCGCTATGGCTATTGACGCCATGAAAAGTGGTAATGTGCTGATTAACCCTCGAACAACCTCGGTCAAAGATATCGAATATCTTTTCAGGATTTCAATGTAAACTCAGTTGCGCTGTACGGGGTGATAGACGATTCGTCAAAGGCTAATCACCTGCTTGCTTTAGACTCCGTAACCGATCGAACATGTTGTAGGGAGGTAAGACAATGAATGTTAAGTTGGGCGATAACAATATAGTTCCGCAAATACAAAAACCTGCATCAAATTACCGTTACTGGGCCGTGTTACTGATATCATTGGCTATAACCATTAACTACATTGACCGGGTCAACCTGGCAGTAGCGGCACCAGATTTGAGAAAGGCCTTGAACCTATCAGCTTCTGAAATGGGTGTGCTCATGTCAGCCTTTTTCTGGTCCTACACCCTGACGATGATCCCCGCTGGGGCGCTCTTGAATAAATTCGGCCCGAAATGGGTAATGTTTTTTTCCTGCTTTGGTTGGGGCGCGGTGACTATGCTTACTGCGGCTGTCAGAGGATTTGGTACATTTATGGCGGTTCGCATTGGTTTAGGACTGACAGAAGCGCCTGGCTTTCCAGCCGGTGCACGGGTTGTTTCGGTGTGGACGCCGAAACGGGAAAGAACATTTTGTTCTGCCTGTTTTGATTGCTGTGCCCGTGTTGGTAATGCTTTTGCTCCACCCCTAGTAGCCTTGATTATTGTCCATTGGGGCTGGAAGATGTCCTTTGTTATTACAGGTGCAATTGCCGTAGTTTACAGTTTTATTTGGCTTCTTGCTTATAAAGATCCTGATGAACATCCAAAAGTGACTAAATCAGAACTTGACTATATTCGGCAGGATGAATTAATTAGCGACGAAGGCCATGTCATAGTCAAACCGATACCGATGTACAGACTTTTCACATATCGAGTGGTAGTCCAAGTCTGTATTGCTTATGCCTTATACCTGTATGTTTGGACAGCCTTTAACTACTGGGTGCCTTCATATTTGATGGCTGCTAGAGGTCTAAGCCTTAAGGCGATGGGTTTTGCGGCTATGTATCCTTATATTGCTGGGGTAACTTTAGAATTAATTGGCGGTGCTGTTTTTGACCGATGGTACCGGAGCGGAGCAACGATCACGACTTTGAGACGCACCGGGATGTCGATTGCGATGATCGGGGCAGCAGTGTTCCTCTACATGACCATGCAAGCCACTACAGCAAATGCGGCTATATTC from Bacillota bacterium encodes the following:
- a CDS encoding MFS transporter; protein product: MNVKLGDNNIVPQIQKPASNYRYWAVLLISLAITINYIDRVNLAVAAPDLRKALNLSASEMGVLMSAFFWSYTLTMIPAGALLNKFGPKWVMFFSCFGWGAVTMLTAAVRGFGTFMAVRIGLGLTEAPGFPAGARVVSVWTPKRERTFCSACFDCCARVGNAFAPPLVALIIVHWGWKMSFVITGAIAVVYSFIWLLAYKDPDEHPKVTKSELDYIRQDELISDEGHVIVKPIPMYRLFTYRVVVQVCIAYALYLYVWTAFNYWVPSYLMAARGLSLKAMGFAAMYPYIAGVTLELIGGAVFDRWYRSGATITTLRRTGMSIAMIGAAVFLYMTMQATTANAAIFWLTCTMGIFSFGASNVWAIPSDIAPYGQAGGVGGVYNFVGNFGALVAPMVSGFMVDSKFGYNGAFWVCVACAVVGALLFATNNYDRLEPKAADK